The window CTACTCTCAGGTTTAGAAACAAAGATCAACTGCGTCAGAAGTGCGGCAAAAATTGATATCGAACCTCAATAGCAGTCATTTATCCCGCTTTTGATGGCTAACTGCGTCAAAAGTGTGGCAGAAGTGCGGCAAAAAATTTTCTCATTTCTACTTAGAGATTAAAGCGATGTCACAGTATCAACTATTTGTCGATTTAAGTATGTCAGGCACAAAAGCCTCACTATCGAATGGAACCAAGTTTCAGAGTTATCTCTGCCCGTCTCGGGTGGCAGACTTGCCACCATCGGAGTTGCAAATCCTGGCGACCAGGGGACACAGTTCGGTGGGGGTCTGGAATCGGGGGCTTACCTTCAGCTTGGTGATACGGCTTATGCTCTGGCAGAAGATGCTGAGGGGCGATCGAACAAAACCACCGCCATGCTTCGCAAGAGTACCCTGGCTCATCTGCGTATTTTTGGAGTGGCTGGAGAAATGGCGCACCGCTTCCAGGTGTCATCCTTACCCATCAACCTGGGAGTCGCCTTGCCCTTTAATGAATATCTCTCGGATCAACATGAAGTGGCTCGGGCCTTACAGGAGGCGCATCACTTTACTTACCGGGGTCGAGATGTTGAACTCTTGCCCCAGGTGATTAAAATTCTGCCGGAAGGAGCAGGGCTCGTGCAGTGGCGCAAAATTCAGGCAGCCAAGCAAGGAGAAACGAATCAAACCTATGTGGTGGTGATGGTGGGCTATCGGGATTTGACCTTTCTCGTTTTGCGTCAAGGCAAACCGCCAACCGGAGAACCGAGCAGCACGGTCAAACTGGGGTATTTGGAATGCTTGCAATCGCTCGCTCAGGGCATTTGTCAGCCGGAAAGCTCATATCTGCTCGATGCCCTGCTGCATGGACAGGGTACCGTTGCCTTTCCGGACTAGCCGGGAAAAGTCTTTGAGTTAAGCGATCGCCGTCAGAAGGCAGAAGCTTACTACTGGGAAGAGGTTCGACATCATCTGAGCGATAAGTTTGCCGCGCTTGATGTCCCGCGATATGAGGTGCTGGTGGGCGGTGGAACTGCCTTGACTGAGTTAAGACCTCAGTTAGAGCCATTTCTTAGTAACCTGCCAGGAGCCACAACTAACTGGAAGCCGCTAAGTAGGCATGAATAGCGTGGCAAACGATGGTTTCAAGCACCAACCTTGACATTGTCTTAGCTTGCAGCGGGAACGATCGCATCAGCTAATCATCCTGCTTATTTGGATTGAATGTTGGATCGGAAGGCCAGCTTGATTTAATCAATTCACCCTTAAGCTCAAGTACGGGTTTCAGTTCTACCGTCACTGGTATTCCCTCAAGGAGTTGAATATCTTTACCTTGATGCGAGATCGCTAACTGAGTGCCTTGCTGCAACAAATAGGTTGCTGTTGTTCCTTGGATATCAACCTCTAATCGTTGTCCTTGAATCGTCAAAGGAAATCGTAGACGTTTAACTATCTCCGGTAGTTTGGGATGGAAGGATAAGTGACCGTTGTAATCTCGCATCCCAGCAAATCCATAAACGGCTACCATCCAGGTTCCTCCCATCGCTGCGATATGGCAGCCATCCTTCACGTTGCCCGCCACATCCCCTAAGTCCATCAGTACCGCATATTTGGCATATTCGGTCGCTTGCTCCAAATAACCAATTTCGGCTGAAACAATGCTCTGGATCGAAACAGAAAGAGAGGAGTCTCCTGTAGTCAATGGATCGTAATAGTCAAAGTTATGCCGCTTCTGTTCCGGTGAAAATTTATCTCCTAAGAGGAACATTGCCAGCACAATATCAGCTTGCTTGATCACCTGATGTCGATAAATTACCAAGGGATGGAAGTGTAGGAGTAAGGGATACTTATCAGGAGGTGTATTCTCAAAATCCCAGACTTTCTCGTCTAGGAAGGTGTCGTGTTGAATGTGAATTTTT of the Trichocoleus sp. FACHB-46 genome contains:
- a CDS encoding ParM/StbA family protein, which codes for MLRKSTLAHLRIFGVAGEMAHRFQVSSLPINLGVALPFNEYLSDQHEVARALQEAHHFTYRGRDVELLPQVIKILPEGAGLVQWRKIQAAKQGETNQTYVVVMVGYRDLTFLVLRQGKPPTGEPSSTVKLGYLECLQSLAQGICQPESSYLLDALLHGQGTVAFPD